The Spirochaetales bacterium nucleotide sequence AAGTGATATGCTTACGCAAAGTGATATGCACGCTCAAACGCTGCGTTACATCACGATAACACAGGTATATCATCACACCGACATGCGAGGAGAAGAGGAATGTCTTTGGAAGGCTATTGTGAGTATCAGCGCCGGGAATATTGCCGCGATATCCGGTGTCCCGTCCAGGAAGTGCTTGAAAAGCAGAAGCCGGGAAGTGCGGATTACGAGACGGTGAGAACGATATGTAAAGCCGGTTGTATACACTCGACGTACGAATTTCATCATTGGCTGATTGAAAAAGGATACCTTCTCCTCCGTCCTGAAAAGAGGTGATATTCCGTTAACAAGGAGGTTATTTCTATGGATTGGGGAATGGCGAACAGACTTGCGCGCGTTATCCCTGCCGATGGACGCTGTTTTTTTCTGCCGATCGATCATGGATATTTTCAGGGGCCGACAACCTGTCTTGAAAAACCGGGGCAGACGATAGAACCCCTGCTTCCGTATGCCGATGCACTCTTCGTCACGCGCGGAGTACTGCGGCATTGTGTCGACCCGAAAACGCCGGTACCGATCATTCTCCGCGTTTCGGGATGCACGAGTATCGTGGGAAAGGACCTTGCTCACGAAGCATTGACGACCTCGATCGACGATATCATCAGATTGAATGCCGCGGCAGTCGGGGTTTCGGTGTTTGTCGGCAGTGATTACGAGCATGAAACCCTCGAGAACCTTTCCGTGATGGTCAACCGGTGCGAACAATACGGAATACCGGTCATGGCGGTTACCGCGGTCGGAAAGGAAATGGATAAACGTGACGCGAGGTACCTCGCCCTTGCGTCGAGAATCTGTGCGGAACTCGGCGCTAGTGTGGTGAAGACATATTATTGCGATGATTTCGAGAAGGTCGTCGAGGGTTGTCCGGTTCCGGTCGTGATCGCGGGCGGTCCCGTCTGTGAGACCGAACTCGAAGTCATGGAGTTCGTTCATGACGGCATCAGCCGGGGGGCGATCGGTGTAAATCTGGGAAGAAATGTATGGAAACACCAGTATCCCGTGGCCATGATACGGGCACTCCGCGCGATAATCCATGATAATGCCTCTCCGCAACAGGCATACGAGTTGTTCAACGAAATAAAAAGCGGTTCATGACCGTAGCGGTCATTGATATAGTGAAAGATTTTTACCATGCGTGTCGCAATGTATTACAACAATAACGACGTCAGACTCGAGGAAATGGATAAGCCGAAAATCGGGGCGGGTGAAATGCTGGTCAAGGTCGCGGCAAGCGGAATTTGCGGGAGTGATGTTCTTGAATGGTACCGTCTGAAAAAGGCCCCCCTGGTACTGGGCCATGAAATCGCGGGCGAGGTGGTCGAAACGGGGGAAGGGGTGACCGAATTCAAGCCGGGTGACCGTGTCTTCGTCAATCATCACGTCCCCTGTAATACATGCCGTTATTGCAGGGCGGGAAAGCATACTGTCTGCGAAACCCTGCATACGACGAACTTCCATCCCGGCGGATTTTCCGAATACATACGCATTCCTCCGATCAATGTCGAGCGGGGAACCTTCCTTCTTCCCGATAATGTCAGTTACGAGGAAGGATCGTTTGTCGAGCCCCTGGCATGTGTCGTCAGAGGCCAGCGGATTGCGGGTTTGAAGCCGGAGCAGTCCGTCCTCATTCTTGGAAGCGGTGTATCGGGGCTTCTTCACCTTATCTGCGCAAGGGCGCAGGGAACCGGGGCTGTGGTTACCACGGATGTGGTCCCGTTCAGACTCGAGATGGCCCGCCGGCTCGGCGCGGCGGCAGTCATCGATGCCGCATCCGATGTGCCCGCCCGCTACAGGGCTCTCAATGACGGACGCGGGGCCGATCTCGTCATCGTCTGTACCGGAGCGTTTCCCGCATTCAAGCAGGCCCTCGATTCGGTGGACCGGGGCGGGACGATCCTCTGTTTCGCCACCACCACCCCGGATATCGATCTGCCGCTTCCCATAAACGATTTCTGGCGGAACGGGATTACCGTGCTTCCGTCATACGCGAACAGCCCTTATGACGCCGAGGTTGTCATACGAATGCTTTCGAACAGGCTGATCGACGTGGTCCCCACGATCACCCACCGCCTGCCCCTCGAAAAGACGGGAGAAGGCTTCAAGCTTATGTCCCGGCCCGGGGATTCGATGAAGGTGATTATCGAACCGCACCGAAATGAATGAAGGGGTGAGTATGAAGCACGTAAAATACCATAGTGTCTTTCCTCTTTTTGTTTGTATCGGTTTGCTTGCGGCGGGTTGTCTCAGTGCGGAAGATAAAAGCCCCGCCGGAAAAGAACATCCCTTGCAGGGTGAAACCGCAGAGGAAGGATCGGCGGTCATGGGTTTCGGTATATTGCCGAGGCTTCCCGGTCTGTGGAACGGGCCGGTTTTTTCGGATACCCCCGCGGGGAGTTTCGAACGGTGGTATGTCGATTTCAGGCCCGTTTCTCCCGGAGAGGTGGTTCAGTATTCGACACTCGATGAAGAAACGAAAAACATCATTAATTTTTTTATCGTGAAGCATGAGGACCGTCTGAAGGTCGCGATGCGGACGGAAGGCGTTTTCCGGAACAAAGGATGCGTGACGTATGAAGTCATCGAGGACCTGGATGAATCGGCGGGGTATTACCGGTTTTCCGATTTCAGGGCGGGAAGCTCCCGTGCCTACACCGAGTTCAGGTTCAAGGAAGATGAACTCGTGATGGACGTTTACACGAACAAGTTCAATACCGTCTCGCCCCTCACCCTCCATTCGAGATGGAAGGCGGTCTGCGCGGAACGCGGTGCCGCGCAAGATGCGATAAACGATCTCGATTTTCCGCTGCCGGTCATGGTAAAGGATTTTTCGAATGCATTCAGACACATGTCGGAGAGTATTTTTTTTACCTTTGAAAACGATCCGTACCCCGCATCACGGCAGCCGTACATGGGAAGCGTATCGGTCGCCGTCGCATTCGCAGAAGATGCCATTCCCGGACGGACCGCCGAGATTTTTCTGATACTCGCCACCGAATCCCTTTTCGAAGGACTCGTCTATAAAAAAGAGAATCTAAAATATATTTCACGCTACGTCTATCTTCCGCCGGGAACAGCATCCTATACCTTTTCCCATGTCCACCCGGGTACGTATTTTCTCTATGCCTATGCCGATGTCAACGGCGACAGAAAGTACGAAACCGGGGATTACATGAGCGCGAAGGTCGATCATTCCTTTTCCCTCGAAACATCTTCCCATGCCGACGTTGCGACCGTTATCGATTACCGGATACCCTGAAAAGTCGGCTGTATTGACCGCCCCGCGGGAATGCCATTTTACCCGGGCGGCCGGGCTTTTGAATCGACGATCAGGTAGTCAAAAGGACCGATAACATTACCATTTTGTAACCGGTACGGCCTGTCGGAGAAATTGACCCATACCTCCGTCTCGCCTGAAAATGCGGTGTATTGTACGAGATGATCCGGCGAGATGAATCTGTGTTCGAGCATTTCATCGTAGCCCGTCCTGCGAAAGACGCCGGTCGCCCTTTTGTAGCTCCGGATGAATCGCATCTTATCCTTTTGCCACCGTGAGTCGTCCATGATATAGAGGGGGCCCGTTCCGTAGAGGATATTGAACAGGTCCCGTATGTCCCATACCTGAGGGATTCTATTCGATGAATCCCCCCAATACCAGAACGATGAAACACAATCATGATAGACGAGTTCGAACAACGGAATGCGGTAGAACGGTCCCACTTGATAGCGGAGGAACTCTCTGTGCGGTTTGATGTAGGAGGTGAGGTCATAGCCGGCATCAGGAAGCCGGTAGTGCGCCAGACTCATCATCCCTTCGAAATAGTGAAGATAAGGAACCGCCCAGTCGACTCCGGTTTCGCTTCCGGTGACAAGCTTGAAGACGGAGGAAACATGATTCAGAAGCATCGACTTGTACCGCCGGTCGTCAGAACGTGTGAGGGGGTGGTCCGGATGGTAGCATTCGATGAGGGGAGAGGCCGTCGTGGTATCGATAAATCTGGCCCGGTACGCATGATCCTCGAGGTCCACGGCAACCGCCGTTTTCATCCGCTTGAGTCCGCGTTTCGAACAGATCACACCGCCCGGGTATTCCTTTCCGTTTTCCCTGTGCACCCAGCCTTTTCGCCGGGTTCCGTCGGGAAGGAGGACAAGGTCTTCCGGCCAGCCTTCTTTATTGAGCCACGATACCGGCGTCGAGGGGTCCCAGACGTCCTGGTAAATATCATAGCTTCCCGTCAAAAAACCGATGTCATTCATCGTGCGGATTGCTTCGGGAGAGGCCTTGTTCGACCAGAGGACTTTTTCCATCCCGGCGTTTTTCAACTCACGGGCGGCCTCGCCGCAGTCGGGATCGGCAGACCAGTATTCGGCCTTTTTCCACCACCATACGTCCGCAGCGCCGACAAGCAGATCGACCGCCGGTACCTTGTCGCGTTTTTCCTTCAGCGTGGCGAGCAGTCCGTTCGCCGCGGCATATTGCCGGTATGCTTTTGCGATACCGACGTACCCGTTTTCCGGCACATACCTGAACCTGATTTTTCGTTCATACCCCCACGCGCCCTTTTGCGGTTTCCAGCCGAAGGCGAACCCCGATGTGCCGTCTTTATCGGGTTTTCGAAACTCGACATGCGCGTCATCGGGAGTTTCGCACACGGCGGTAATCCCCCGCCCGCCGTCGGTAAGGCCGATAAACGGCATGCAAAGCCCGCTGTGGCCGCTCGAAAGGTCGTAGCGCCATGCGTGAAAAAGGCGGTCGTCGGCCGGTATCAGCAAACCTTCGTTCGACGGGATAACCCAGCTTTCGCCCGTCCCGGCGAGGATGCTTCCGGGAAAAGGAAAATCGGTATCGAGGCGGCCATCCCCCCGGATCGAAAAGGTGACGGTCATGCTGTCCGATATGGCGATCTCGGCCGATATGTCGGGGCCGTACAGGCTCCGAATCCCGAGCAAAAGACGGTCCTTCTCTTTGACAATTTTCAGCGGAAACGACCGGGATCCGAATCCGTCGATGCGGTAAGCGGGTGACGATTCGCCGAAACGCAGTGCCATATGATAGCCGGGCGGATGAAATGAAACGGATACGCCGCCCGATTCTATCACGGCGGGAAGATCGAATCCGATGGTTGACGGATCGGGAGCTTCCTTGCATCTAACGAGAAAAAGATCGTCGAGACGGCATGTCCCGGTCCCCTTTCCCGTTATCCTGAACTGGATGGTGCTGCATCCCGAAGGAACGATGAAGCGGCGCGAGATCGTTTCCCAGTCATGGGTGCCCCCGCTTTCGGTGATTCCGAACAGCCAGTCGAGTACCGTTCCTTTGTGGTCGCGCGTAACGACGGAAAGCTGAACCCGGCTTTTCATGCCGCTGCATTTCACCCAGCCCCCCGATTCATAGACTTCGCCGGGAATGACGTCGAAGCGTTTTTCGTGTCCGAACGACCAATCCTCCGTCCCCCTGTGGGTGATCTTGAGTGAATGAGTGCCGTTGTGTCCGTCCCCGGTTTCGATGGCGGCGTTCCCGAGTCCCGCCTCACGCGTCCAGAGTGCCGACCATCCGGACAGACCGCTTTCGAATGTGCCGTTTTCGATGAGATTGTACGCGTCATGAGCGAAAAGCGGGGATGTGATAAAAAGGAAAGCGCAAAGAATCGGTTTGTAGTTTCGTCCGTCCATGTGGACCCCCTCTTTTTCAGTATAGCCGGCCGGGATACGCGTTGTCCATATGGTATCGGCACCCGGAGGGTATACCGGTATGCCGGATAGTCGTCGAGATCACTGCGCAAGCCGGTCGTTGTCGTGCGTATGGATCGACGGCTTAAGCAGACAGGTGTACTCTTTTCTCTTGCAATTATTCGGCGATACGCTTACTATTTTTTTATGCCCTGTATTGAGGTGTAAACAGGCTGAAATTTATGAAACAGAGGCGGATATGACGGTAATACTCTCTCTGGTCATCGCGATCGTTCCTTCACTTCTTCTGGTTTTCTATTTTTACAGGAGGGATTCCTATAAAAAAGAACCGAAACGAATGATTCTTTTTGCTTTTTTTCTCGGGATTGTCTCGATTTTTCCCGCGGTTTTTTTCGCGCTTGCTCTGGGTTTTCTTGAGAAAATGGAAAATCCCTGGCTGCTTTCCTTTATCGAAGCGTTCATTACCGCCGCACTGGTCGAAGAGGTCGCTAAAACGGGGATGCTGCGGTTTTTTATTTTCAGGAATCCGTATTTCGATGAAATCACCGACGGCATTATCTATATGGCGGTCATCAGTCTGGGATTCGCCTGTTTTGAAAATATTCTTTATTCGATCGATGATGTACAGACCGCCCTGATCCGTGCCTTTACCGCGGTACCCGGTCATGCACTCTGGTCCGGTATCATGGGGTATTATTTCGGGCTGGCAAAAACCGGGAAGGATAAAACGGATAGACTCTTTTTCAAGGGCCTTGCTTTGGGGATATTCTATCACGGTCTCTATGATTTTGTCCTTTTCGCGGGCACGAAGGACGAGCTCGCTTCCCGGTTTTCCTGGATGGTTTACCTTATTTTCCCGATACTGATTATTTGCGTCATACACATCAACACACTGCTTAAAAGGGCATTACAGCAGGACAGGGAAATCATCGCGATCGGGGAAGAAACGGGTATCAACGAATAGACGTGAAATATAACAGACGCGTCTTTTCTCCTTCTCCGCTTGCATAAAAACCTCCTGCGATTTACTATGTATAGAGCCTATGAAAAAAATCATATTCCCGTTATTGGCGGTATGCCTCCTTTTACCGGGTTGCACGAGAGAACCTCCCGAAATTCATCAAATTTTCTGGCAGCTCAATATCCGCCGCGATACCGGGCGCGGGGAGACATATGAGCAGTTAAGCCTTTTTATCAGCGCGGGCGATCCGGACGGGATCGAGGATCTCGAAAAGATATACCTGTTGAATGACAAGGAGAATCTGTACTGGGAAATTAATTCGGAAACCTGGTACAAGGCGGATATGCACGGTCAAA carries:
- a CDS encoding zinc-dependent dehydrogenase, yielding MRVAMYYNNNDVRLEEMDKPKIGAGEMLVKVAASGICGSDVLEWYRLKKAPLVLGHEIAGEVVETGEGVTEFKPGDRVFVNHHVPCNTCRYCRAGKHTVCETLHTTNFHPGGFSEYIRIPPINVERGTFLLPDNVSYEEGSFVEPLACVVRGQRIAGLKPEQSVLILGSGVSGLLHLICARAQGTGAVVTTDVVPFRLEMARRLGAAAVIDAASDVPARYRALNDGRGADLVIVCTGAFPAFKQALDSVDRGGTILCFATTTPDIDLPLPINDFWRNGITVLPSYANSPYDAEVVIRMLSNRLIDVVPTITHRLPLEKTGEGFKLMSRPGDSMKVIIEPHRNE
- a CDS encoding carbohydrate binding domain-containing protein, whose product is MDGRNYKPILCAFLFITSPLFAHDAYNLIENGTFESGLSGWSALWTREAGLGNAAIETGDGHNGTHSLKITHRGTEDWSFGHEKRFDVIPGEVYESGGWVKCSGMKSRVQLSVVTRDHKGTVLDWLFGITESGGTHDWETISRRFIVPSGCSTIQFRITGKGTGTCRLDDLFLVRCKEAPDPSTIGFDLPAVIESGGVSVSFHPPGYHMALRFGESSPAYRIDGFGSRSFPLKIVKEKDRLLLGIRSLYGPDISAEIAISDSMTVTFSIRGDGRLDTDFPFPGSILAGTGESWVIPSNEGLLIPADDRLFHAWRYDLSSGHSGLCMPFIGLTDGGRGITAVCETPDDAHVEFRKPDKDGTSGFAFGWKPQKGAWGYERKIRFRYVPENGYVGIAKAYRQYAAANGLLATLKEKRDKVPAVDLLVGAADVWWWKKAEYWSADPDCGEAARELKNAGMEKVLWSNKASPEAIRTMNDIGFLTGSYDIYQDVWDPSTPVSWLNKEGWPEDLVLLPDGTRRKGWVHRENGKEYPGGVICSKRGLKRMKTAVAVDLEDHAYRARFIDTTTASPLIECYHPDHPLTRSDDRRYKSMLLNHVSSVFKLVTGSETGVDWAVPYLHYFEGMMSLAHYRLPDAGYDLTSYIKPHREFLRYQVGPFYRIPLFELVYHDCVSSFWYWGDSSNRIPQVWDIRDLFNILYGTGPLYIMDDSRWQKDKMRFIRSYKRATGVFRRTGYDEMLEHRFISPDHLVQYTAFSGETEVWVNFSDRPYRLQNGNVIGPFDYLIVDSKARPPG
- a CDS encoding PrsW family intramembrane metalloprotease, producing the protein MPDSRRDHCASRSLSCVWIDGLSRQVYSFLLQLFGDTLTIFLCPVLRCKQAEIYETEADMTVILSLVIAIVPSLLLVFYFYRRDSYKKEPKRMILFAFFLGIVSIFPAVFFALALGFLEKMENPWLLSFIEAFITAALVEEVAKTGMLRFFIFRNPYFDEITDGIIYMAVISLGFACFENILYSIDDVQTALIRAFTAVPGHALWSGIMGYYFGLAKTGKDKTDRLFFKGLALGIFYHGLYDFVLFAGTKDELASRFSWMVYLIFPILIICVIHINTLLKRALQQDREIIAIGEETGINE